One Scleropages formosus chromosome 8, fSclFor1.1, whole genome shotgun sequence DNA window includes the following coding sequences:
- the nkx3.3 gene encoding NK3 homeobox 3 encodes MARSGSSFSIDHILTRGRDSGMTAPVTRESAHVYALEGGAGSRREVYPGVSAVDSGEQHKRAPCEQNQSSEGSRVVSGLCQRQGGVSEEYSCSDESTGEDPEYEDLRKVERRRLPDSGPEKADDSRPEEQPRSAKKRSRAAFTHAQVYELERRFNLQRYLSGPERADLAGALKLTETQVKIWFQNRRYKTKRRQMAAELAASSPPVVAKKVAVKVLVRNDQRQYGPEELSASSSGASLFRAYQYYYPYVYCLQPWISDTALCAGMR; translated from the exons ATGGCGCGAAGTGGTAGTTCATTTTCCATCGATCACATACTAACCCGAGGACGGGACTCTGGGATGACCGCTCCTGTCACCCGGGAATCAGCACATGTCTACGCACTGGAGGGGGGAGCCGGGTCTAGGAGAGAGGTTTACCCCGGTGTCTCCGCTGTGGATAGCGGTGAACAGCACAAAAGGGCTCCATGTGAGCAGAACCAGAGCTCCGAGGGCAGCAGGGTGGTATCGGGACTGTGCCAGCGACAAGGCGGTGTGTCTGAGGAATACTCGTGCAGCGACGAGTCAACAGGAGAGGATCCCGAGTACGAGGACTTGCGCAAAG TTGAGCGCAGACGGTTACCGGACTCGGGCCCGGAGAAGGCGGACGACAGCAGGCCGGAGGAGCAGCCGAGATCCGCCAAAAAGCGCTCCCGAGCGGCCTTCACTCACGCGCAGGTCTACGAGCTGGAGAGGCGCTTCAACTTGCAGCGGTACCTGTCCGGTCCCGAGCGGGCAGACCTGGCCGGAGCCCTAAAGCTGACAGAGACCCAGGTGAagatctggttccagaacaggAGATACAAAACTAAACGGCGACAGATGGCGGCCGAGCTGGCAGCCAGTTCCCCCCCAGTCGTAGCCAAGAAAGTGGCAGTGAAGGTGCTGGTGAGGAACGACCAGAGGCAGTACGGACCCGAGGAGCTGAGCGCCTCATCGTCCGGCGCTTCCCTGTTCCGGGCCTATCAGTACTATTACCCGTACGTGTACTGCTTACAGCCCTGGATTTCAGACACTGCGCTTTGTGCAGGGATGCGCTGA